In a genomic window of Diadema setosum chromosome 3, eeDiaSeto1, whole genome shotgun sequence:
- the LOC140246914 gene encoding galectin-3-binding protein A-like — protein sequence GRVEIRCNGQWGTVCDDYFDINEAHVVCRELGYSSASDYYTDAHFGEGMGPIWLDPINCAGTEQSLLQCWRAYWGCHNCGHYEDAGVRCEGTRTANLATYSVRSELTLKPTVADNGGVLQCSCLSSEQSTLQVQYPIPGLYRGVLQRSSTMYVLLVIVFFLSLLTCAIVIIKRKERPLSSEN from the exons GGACGAGTTGAGATAAGGTGTAATGGACAGTGGGGCACGGTGTGTGACgattattttgatatcaacGAAGCGCACGTCGTCTGCAGAGAGCTCGGCTACTCATCGGCCTCAGATTATTATACTGACGCCCACTTCGGAGAGGGAATGGGACCAATCTGGCTTGACCCGATCAACTGTGCTGGAACCGAACAATCTCTGCTGCAATGTTGGAGGGCGTACTGGGGATGCCATAACTGTGGTCATTATGAAGACGCTGGAGTGAGGTGTGAGGGAACCA GAACCGCCAATCTAGCTACGTACAGCGTTAGAAGCGAGTTGACTTTGAAACCAACCGTAGCTGACAATGGGGGCGTCCTTCAGTGCAGCTGTCTTAGCAGCGAACAGTCAACGTTACAGGTCCAAT ATCCGATTCCTGGTCTTTATCGAGGAGTTCTTCAGCGGTCGTCGACCATGTACGTCCTGCTCGTCATCGTGTTCTTCCTGTCGTTGTTGACCTGTGCGATAGTGATAATCAAGAGGAAAGAGCGACCACTGTCTTCTGAAAATTAA